One stretch of Streptomyces sp. 135 DNA includes these proteins:
- a CDS encoding N-acetylneuraminate synthase family protein yields the protein MGANSRLRQFGSKTAGPGQPVYITGEIGINHNGDLENAFKLIDVAAEAGCDAVKFQKRTPEICTPRDQWDIERDTPWGRMTYIDYRHRVEFGEDEYRQIDEYCKTKNIDWFASPWDTEAVAFLEKFDLPAHKVASASLTDDELLRALRATGRTIILSTGMSTPKQIRHAVEVLGSDNILMCHATSTYPAQAEELNLRVINTLQQEYPNVPIGYSGHETGLQTTLAAVALGATFVERHITLDRAMWGSDQAASVEPQGLTRLVRDIRTIEASLGDGVKKVYESELGPMKKLRRVAGVVAESESESGSADAGSERVAV from the coding sequence ATCGGCGCCAACTCCCGTCTGCGTCAGTTCGGTTCGAAGACGGCCGGTCCCGGTCAGCCCGTGTACATCACCGGCGAGATCGGCATCAACCACAACGGCGACCTGGAGAACGCGTTCAAGCTGATCGACGTGGCCGCCGAGGCGGGCTGCGACGCGGTCAAGTTCCAGAAGCGCACCCCCGAGATCTGCACCCCGCGCGACCAGTGGGACATCGAGCGCGACACCCCCTGGGGCCGCATGACGTACATCGACTACCGCCACCGCGTGGAGTTCGGCGAGGACGAGTACCGCCAGATCGACGAGTACTGCAAGACGAAGAACATCGACTGGTTCGCCTCCCCGTGGGACACCGAGGCCGTCGCCTTCCTGGAGAAGTTCGATCTGCCCGCCCACAAGGTCGCCTCCGCCTCCCTCACGGACGACGAGCTGCTGCGTGCCCTGCGCGCCACCGGCCGCACCATCATCCTGTCCACCGGCATGTCGACGCCGAAGCAGATCCGCCACGCCGTCGAGGTCCTCGGCAGCGACAACATCCTGATGTGCCACGCCACGTCGACGTACCCGGCGCAGGCCGAGGAGCTGAACCTGCGCGTCATCAACACCCTCCAGCAGGAGTACCCGAACGTCCCGATCGGCTACTCCGGCCACGAGACCGGCCTCCAGACCACCCTCGCGGCGGTCGCCCTCGGCGCCACCTTCGTCGAGCGCCACATCACTCTGGACCGCGCCATGTGGGGCTCCGACCAGGCCGCCTCCGTCGAGCCGCAGGGCCTGACCCGCCTGGTCCGCGACATCCGCACCATCGAGGCCTCCCTCGGTGACGGCGTCAAGAAGGTCTACGAGTCGGAGCTCGGCCCGATGAAGAAGCTCCGCCGCGTCGCGGGCGTCGTCGCCGAGTCGGAGTCGGAGTCGGGTTCGGCGGACGCCGGGTCCGAGCGGGTCGCGGTCTGA
- a CDS encoding MFS transporter: MSSGTHRSTEDRSTGVWTPRQWGVLLVLCGAIFLEGIDVAMLNVALPSIRADLGLSTGSLQWVMSAYVLGYGGFMLLGGRAADLFGRRQMFVFWLSVFLVFSGLGGFATDGWMLIAARFVTGVAAAFMTPAGLSIITTGFEEGPQRNKALLFYSGTAAGGFSVGLVVGGLLTSVDWRWVFFAPVVLSALILGAALAFVPKSARPRRIPGQGFDLAGGLTITAAIVLLVLGVERATHTSPAWTAATVGAGLVLLAVFVAVERRSAAPLVRLGILRNAGLVRANLSGLLFAAGFFGFQFLVVLYLQELRDWSTLQTSLAMIVVGVDAILSPVLTPKFVNRFGNARVIFGGLLLASLAYALFLPVAADWTYAMMFPSLIVLGIAFSLVYGPLTIVATEGIAEEEQGLAGALLYTAFQFGAALGLSAVTAVNVAATGSGAPSAVLDGYRAALWVPLAAVLLAALISAFGLRTKRGTTVASGAPAEEGAAAEVPVAG; the protein is encoded by the coding sequence ATGAGTTCCGGCACGCACAGATCCACCGAAGACCGGTCCACCGGAGTGTGGACACCCCGCCAGTGGGGCGTCCTCCTCGTGCTGTGCGGGGCGATCTTCCTCGAAGGCATCGACGTCGCCATGCTCAACGTCGCCCTGCCGTCCATCCGCGCCGACCTCGGCCTGTCCACCGGCTCGCTCCAGTGGGTGATGAGCGCGTACGTCCTCGGGTACGGCGGCTTCATGCTGCTCGGCGGGCGCGCCGCCGACCTCTTCGGGCGCCGCCAGATGTTCGTGTTCTGGCTCTCCGTCTTCCTCGTCTTCTCCGGGCTCGGCGGCTTCGCCACGGACGGCTGGATGCTGATCGCGGCCCGCTTCGTCACCGGGGTCGCCGCGGCCTTCATGACGCCCGCCGGGCTCTCCATCATCACCACCGGCTTCGAGGAGGGCCCGCAGCGCAACAAGGCCCTGCTGTTCTACTCGGGCACCGCCGCCGGCGGTTTCTCGGTCGGGCTCGTCGTCGGCGGACTGCTGACCTCGGTCGACTGGCGGTGGGTGTTCTTCGCGCCGGTCGTGCTCTCCGCCCTGATCCTGGGCGCCGCGCTCGCCTTCGTACCGAAGTCGGCGCGTCCGCGGCGGATCCCCGGACAGGGCTTCGACCTGGCGGGCGGCCTGACCATCACCGCCGCCATCGTGCTGCTGGTCCTCGGTGTGGAGCGGGCCACGCACACCTCGCCCGCCTGGACGGCGGCCACGGTCGGCGCCGGTCTGGTCCTCCTCGCCGTGTTCGTCGCGGTCGAGCGCCGCTCGGCGGCCCCGCTGGTCCGCCTCGGCATCCTCCGCAACGCCGGCCTGGTGCGCGCCAACCTCTCCGGGCTGCTCTTCGCGGCGGGCTTCTTCGGCTTCCAGTTCCTGGTCGTGCTCTACCTCCAGGAGCTGCGGGACTGGTCGACGCTGCAGACCAGCCTCGCGATGATCGTCGTGGGCGTCGACGCGATCCTCTCCCCCGTCCTCACACCGAAGTTCGTGAACCGCTTCGGCAACGCGCGCGTCATCTTCGGCGGCCTGCTCCTCGCCTCCCTCGCGTACGCGCTGTTCCTGCCGGTCGCCGCCGACTGGACGTACGCGATGATGTTCCCCAGCCTGATCGTCCTCGGCATCGCGTTCTCGCTGGTCTACGGCCCGCTCACCATCGTCGCCACCGAGGGGATCGCCGAGGAGGAGCAGGGGCTCGCCGGTGCGCTGCTCTACACCGCCTTCCAGTTCGGCGCCGCGCTCGGCCTCTCGGCGGTGACGGCCGTCAACGTCGCGGCCACCGGGTCCGGCGCACCCTCCGCCGTCCTCGACGGCTACCGGGCCGCCCTGTGGGTCCCGCTCGCCGCCGTCCTGCTGGCCGCGCTGATCAGCGCATTCGGCCTGCGTACGAAGAGGGGTACGACGGTGGCCTCGGGCGCGCCCGCCGAGGAGGGTGCCGCCGCCGAGGTGCCGGTGGCGGGCTGA
- a CDS encoding LysR family transcriptional regulator, which produces MSIEGDELECFLLLAEELHFGRTAERMRLSKARVSQLVQRLERRVGAPLFTRTSRRVALTALGRQLRTDLEPHHRGIEEALERAAATARGIDAVLHVGFSNPLTGEIVMKATEALRVSHPGLAVEVCEVPLGDPYGQLRRGEFDVQLSEFPVREEDLGGGPLLLAEDRVLALPAAHPLAARETVTLEDLAAVPLITIAADVPDYWLEHHVPARTPSGRPIERGPGVVNLQEGLILVAGGRGALLAPAHTATYYARPGVAYVPFADAEPTGYGLVWRLGHDTGAVAAFARTALEVAG; this is translated from the coding sequence ATGTCGATCGAGGGCGACGAACTGGAGTGCTTCCTCCTCCTCGCCGAGGAGCTGCACTTCGGCCGCACCGCCGAGCGGATGCGGCTCTCCAAGGCCCGCGTGAGCCAGCTCGTCCAGCGTCTCGAACGCCGCGTGGGCGCCCCGCTGTTCACCCGCACCAGCCGCCGCGTCGCCCTCACCGCGCTCGGCCGGCAGCTGCGGACCGACCTCGAACCCCATCACCGCGGCATCGAGGAGGCCCTGGAGCGGGCGGCCGCCACCGCGCGCGGCATCGACGCGGTGCTGCACGTCGGCTTCTCCAATCCGCTCACCGGCGAGATCGTCATGAAGGCGACGGAGGCGCTGCGCGTCAGCCACCCCGGCCTCGCGGTGGAGGTCTGCGAGGTCCCGCTCGGCGATCCGTACGGGCAGCTGCGCAGGGGCGAGTTCGACGTACAGCTCAGCGAGTTCCCCGTACGGGAGGAGGACCTCGGCGGCGGGCCGCTGCTGCTGGCGGAGGACCGCGTCCTGGCCCTGCCCGCCGCCCATCCGCTGGCCGCGCGGGAGACGGTGACCCTGGAGGACCTGGCCGCCGTGCCCCTGATCACCATCGCGGCCGACGTCCCCGACTACTGGCTGGAGCACCACGTGCCCGCCCGCACACCGAGCGGCCGCCCGATCGAGCGGGGCCCCGGCGTGGTCAATCTCCAGGAGGGCCTGATCCTGGTCGCGGGCGGCAGGGGAGCGCTGCTCGCCCCCGCGCACACGGCGACGTACTACGCCCGCCCCGGCGTCGCGTACGTCCCCTTCGCGGACGCGGAACCGACGGGGTACGGCCTGGTGTGGCGGCTCGGGCACGACACGGGGGCGGTCGCCGCGTTCGCGCGGACGGCGCTGGAGGTGGCGGGGTGA
- a CDS encoding protein-tyrosine phosphatase family protein yields the protein MTEERDATTATWRPTAPGVLRLPSGRLVRGRGLRRPLPDGDRPGLGVYLLGKRPPEVPWESRWLRWPDFRLPSDRAAARDLLREVWDRSAAERVEVACGGGRGRTGTALACVAVLDGVPAGEAVAFVRTHYDRRAVETPWQRRYVERFADHS from the coding sequence GTGACCGAGGAACGCGACGCCACGACAGCGACCTGGCGGCCCACCGCCCCCGGCGTCCTGCGGCTGCCCTCCGGGCGGCTCGTCCGGGGCCGGGGGCTGCGGCGTCCGCTGCCCGACGGCGACCGGCCCGGCCTCGGCGTCTATCTGCTCGGCAAGCGGCCGCCCGAAGTCCCCTGGGAGTCCCGCTGGTTGCGCTGGCCGGACTTCCGGCTGCCGAGCGACCGGGCCGCGGCGCGGGACCTGCTGCGCGAGGTGTGGGACCGCTCGGCCGCCGAGCGCGTGGAGGTGGCCTGCGGGGGCGGGCGCGGGCGGACCGGGACCGCCCTGGCGTGCGTCGCCGTGCTGGACGGGGTACCCGCCGGGGAGGCCGTCGCCTTCGTACGGACGCACTACGACCGCCGGGCGGTCGAGACTCCCTGGCAGCGGCGGTACGTGGAGCGCTTCGCCGACCATTCCTGA
- a CDS encoding alpha-2,8-polysialyltransferase family protein, with product MATTSAGAGRTQIFLASTLYGAATLAAALDTDRFGPADRRILLVSNNAATPETTTALDAMPGFDRLRGRFDDVRSWNEAVFPFHPGGWAPRGDDVVLWERYVRMLWDLGDDDVELAVESIQVNPALALAQIFTGAPVDVYADGLMSYGPTRNKIDPLVGTRVRRLLHLDLVPGLTPLLLTEFGVAPEIVPTDAFTKVLAELADGEAGLTDVELPEAQAPALVLGQYLSALNILTAEEEEELHIRMVRGAAELGHTHVVFKPHPTAPARWSRALEKEALTIGVELTVLDTPVLAEVLYQRMRPALVIGCFSTALLTASALYGLPVARTGTDLLLERLAPYQNSNRVPVTIVDALLPDLNDRTAVTERRPAMGTGELTGLLKAVGFAMQPQIYPRLRADAERYLARNLGPDTWRYFKRRRLTALALPGALPSQLAFIPRNAAVRRVARRARSVQRSIKRTALG from the coding sequence ATGGCCACGACTTCCGCCGGAGCCGGACGCACGCAGATCTTCCTGGCGTCCACGCTGTACGGCGCCGCGACGCTCGCCGCCGCCCTGGACACCGACCGCTTCGGCCCCGCCGACCGCCGCATACTCCTCGTCAGCAACAACGCGGCGACGCCGGAGACCACGACCGCGCTCGACGCGATGCCGGGCTTCGACCGGCTGCGCGGCCGGTTCGACGACGTACGCTCCTGGAACGAGGCCGTCTTCCCCTTCCACCCCGGCGGCTGGGCCCCGCGCGGCGACGACGTCGTGCTCTGGGAGCGGTACGTGCGGATGCTCTGGGACCTCGGTGACGACGACGTCGAGCTGGCCGTCGAGTCGATCCAGGTCAACCCCGCGCTGGCGCTCGCGCAGATCTTCACCGGCGCCCCCGTGGACGTCTACGCCGACGGCCTGATGAGCTACGGCCCCACCCGCAACAAGATCGACCCCCTGGTCGGCACGCGCGTGCGGCGCCTGCTCCACCTGGACCTGGTGCCGGGACTCACGCCGCTGCTGCTCACCGAGTTCGGTGTCGCGCCGGAGATCGTGCCGACGGACGCGTTCACGAAGGTGCTGGCGGAACTGGCCGACGGAGAGGCCGGGTTGACGGACGTGGAGCTGCCCGAAGCGCAGGCTCCCGCCCTCGTCCTCGGCCAGTACCTCTCCGCCCTGAACATCCTGACCGCCGAGGAAGAGGAGGAGCTGCACATCCGCATGGTGCGCGGCGCCGCCGAACTCGGCCACACCCACGTGGTGTTCAAGCCCCACCCCACGGCCCCCGCCCGCTGGTCGCGCGCCCTGGAGAAGGAGGCGCTGACCATCGGCGTCGAGCTGACCGTGCTCGACACCCCGGTGCTCGCCGAGGTGCTCTACCAGCGGATGCGGCCCGCGCTGGTCATCGGCTGCTTCTCCACCGCCTTGCTGACGGCGTCCGCGCTCTACGGCCTGCCCGTCGCCCGCACCGGCACGGACCTCCTCCTGGAGCGCCTCGCGCCCTACCAGAACAGCAACCGCGTCCCCGTCACGATCGTCGACGCGCTGCTGCCCGACCTGAACGACCGCACGGCGGTCACCGAGCGGCGCCCGGCCATGGGCACCGGCGAGCTGACCGGGCTCCTCAAGGCCGTCGGCTTCGCGATGCAGCCGCAGATCTATCCGCGCCTGCGCGCCGACGCCGAGCGCTACCTCGCCCGCAACCTCGGCCCGGACACCTGGCGCTACTTCAAGCGGCGCCGCCTGACCGCGCTCGCCCTGCCCGGCGCACTGCCCTCGCAGCTCGCCTTCATCCCGCGCAACGCGGCGGTGCGGCGCGTGGCGCGCCGGGCCCGTTCGGTGCAGCGCTCCATCAAGCGGACCGCGCTCGGATGA
- a CDS encoding carboxymuconolactone decarboxylase family protein, with the protein MSDERIPPLRAPFPPEAAAVLRRMMPPGQAPIALFRMFARNVPMAAAMHGWGSYELGRNFSAGLRDREIVIDRVCALCHAEYEWGVHVARFAVKAGLDDAQIASLTHGASTDPCWESERDRLLIELSDALHAGGDIDDALWERLAAEFTDEQLLDLLMLGGWYHAISFVARATRLTPEPGTPRFEDFRPR; encoded by the coding sequence GTGAGCGACGAGCGGATACCGCCCCTGCGAGCCCCCTTCCCGCCCGAGGCCGCCGCCGTCCTGCGGCGCATGATGCCGCCGGGCCAGGCACCGATCGCCCTGTTCCGCATGTTCGCGCGGAACGTCCCGATGGCGGCGGCGATGCACGGCTGGGGCTCCTACGAACTCGGCCGGAACTTCAGCGCGGGCCTGCGCGACCGGGAGATCGTCATCGACCGCGTCTGCGCCCTGTGCCACGCCGAGTACGAGTGGGGTGTGCACGTCGCCCGCTTCGCCGTGAAGGCCGGTCTCGACGACGCGCAGATCGCCTCCCTCACCCACGGCGCGAGCACCGACCCGTGCTGGGAGAGCGAGCGCGACCGGCTGCTGATCGAGCTGAGCGACGCGCTGCACGCGGGCGGCGACATCGACGACGCCCTGTGGGAGCGGCTCGCCGCGGAGTTCACCGACGAGCAGCTCCTGGACCTGCTGATGCTCGGCGGCTGGTACCACGCGATCAGCTTCGTGGCCCGCGCCACCCGGCTCACCCCGGAGCCGGGGACCCCACGCTTCGAGGACTTCCGGCCGAGGTGA
- a CDS encoding acyltransferase: MTAPAPTLPDITPGAGTGTPPATIVPARAKPRLRALDGLRLIAALMVAAYHYGGRDGEISEAWGSSPKAQFPTAHEWFAYGCLGVQIFFVISGFVICMSGWGRPLRSFFASRASRLLPSYWAAIVLVTAVFALPVVAYDAVSPSDALVNLTMLQQPLGADRVLGVCWTLWAELRFYALFALCVVLPGATRARVVLFCAVWTLAAAMAEAADEPLLDVVLMPEYAPFFVGGIGIYLIHRDRRDLTAWGITGVSWLIGQHYAVSGLWHAPDPDFFSYRSSLVIIAIVTAGFAAVLLIALGHLHRADWRWLTVAGALTYPFYLVHEHLGWVSVQALHRGLGLPSYATFGLTVAAMLALAWVLNRYVEARLTPAIRTGLGRGLTPRR, encoded by the coding sequence ATGACGGCCCCGGCACCGACGCTCCCGGACATAACACCGGGGGCGGGCACCGGCACGCCCCCGGCCACCATCGTCCCCGCGCGCGCGAAGCCCCGGCTGCGGGCGCTCGACGGACTGCGCCTGATCGCGGCGCTCATGGTCGCCGCCTACCATTACGGCGGCCGTGACGGCGAGATAAGCGAGGCCTGGGGCAGCTCGCCCAAGGCCCAGTTCCCCACCGCGCACGAATGGTTCGCGTACGGCTGTCTGGGCGTGCAGATCTTCTTCGTGATCAGCGGCTTCGTCATCTGCATGAGCGGCTGGGGCAGGCCCCTGCGCTCCTTCTTCGCGTCCCGGGCGTCCCGCCTGCTGCCCTCCTACTGGGCGGCGATCGTGCTGGTGACGGCGGTCTTCGCGCTGCCCGTCGTGGCGTACGACGCGGTCTCCCCCAGCGACGCCCTGGTGAACCTCACCATGCTCCAGCAGCCGCTGGGCGCGGACCGGGTGCTCGGCGTGTGCTGGACGCTCTGGGCCGAGCTGCGCTTCTACGCGCTGTTCGCGCTCTGCGTGGTGCTGCCGGGCGCGACCCGCGCGCGGGTGGTGCTGTTCTGCGCGGTGTGGACCCTGGCCGCGGCGATGGCCGAGGCCGCGGACGAGCCGCTGCTCGACGTGGTCCTCATGCCGGAGTACGCCCCCTTCTTCGTCGGCGGCATCGGCATCTACCTGATCCACCGCGACCGGCGCGACCTCACGGCGTGGGGCATCACGGGCGTGAGCTGGCTGATCGGGCAGCACTACGCGGTCTCCGGGCTGTGGCACGCGCCGGACCCCGACTTCTTCTCGTACCGCTCCTCGCTGGTGATCATCGCGATCGTCACGGCGGGCTTCGCGGCGGTGCTCCTGATCGCGCTCGGCCACCTCCACCGGGCGGACTGGCGCTGGCTGACCGTCGCCGGCGCCCTGACGTACCCCTTCTACCTGGTGCACGAGCACCTGGGCTGGGTGTCCGTCCAGGCCCTGCACCGGGGCCTCGGCCTGCCGTCGTACGCGACGTTCGGCCTGACGGTCGCCGCCATGCTGGCGCTCGCGTGGGTCCTGAACCGGTACGTGGAGGCACGGCTGACCCCGGCGATCCGCACCGGACTCGGCCGGGGCCTCACTCCCCGGAGGTGA
- a CDS encoding N-acylneuraminate cytidylyltransferase — protein MSHPGPASTSARRVLAVIPARGGSKGVPAKNLAPVGGVPLVVRAVHACLGARLVTDVVVSTDDHVIAETARAAGAEVVLRPAAIAGDTATSEAAVLHAMDAHEALHGTRVDVVLLVQCTSPFLTPEDVDGVAAAVVENGADTAVTVAPFHGFIWRDAADDATDGTADVPARHTGSVGGTATLANSTRTRGGYGVNHDKSFRPRRQDRPQDLLETGAAYAMDAAGFRTEKHRFFGHTEPVRTDPARVLEVDDPHDLARARALAPLFDTGHAKALPTAADIDAVVLDFDGTQTDDRVLIDSDGREFVSVHRGDGLGIAALRKSGLRMLILSTEQNPVVAARAKKLRLPVLHGIDRKDLALKQWCEEQGIAPERVLYVGNDVNDLPCFALVGWPVAVASAHDVVRGAARAVTAVPGGEGAIREIASWILGPSLDSLHS, from the coding sequence ATGTCCCACCCCGGCCCGGCGAGTACGTCGGCCCGCCGCGTTCTCGCCGTCATTCCCGCCCGTGGCGGCTCCAAGGGTGTGCCCGCCAAGAACCTCGCCCCGGTCGGCGGTGTGCCGCTGGTGGTGCGGGCCGTCCACGCGTGTCTGGGCGCCCGGCTCGTCACGGACGTCGTGGTCTCCACCGATGACCACGTGATCGCCGAGACCGCCCGCGCCGCCGGCGCCGAGGTGGTGCTGCGTCCCGCCGCGATAGCCGGGGACACCGCGACCAGCGAGGCCGCCGTCCTGCACGCGATGGACGCCCACGAGGCCCTGCACGGCACCCGCGTCGACGTCGTCCTGCTCGTGCAGTGCACCAGCCCCTTCCTCACCCCCGAGGACGTCGACGGGGTGGCCGCGGCCGTCGTGGAGAACGGCGCGGACACGGCCGTCACGGTCGCCCCCTTCCACGGCTTCATCTGGCGCGACGCGGCCGACGACGCCACGGACGGCACCGCGGACGTGCCCGCGCGGCACACCGGCTCCGTGGGCGGCACCGCCACCCTCGCCAACTCCACCCGCACCCGCGGCGGCTACGGCGTCAACCACGACAAGTCCTTCCGCCCGCGCCGCCAGGACCGCCCCCAGGACCTCCTGGAGACCGGCGCCGCCTACGCGATGGACGCGGCCGGCTTCCGTACCGAGAAGCACCGCTTCTTCGGCCACACCGAGCCGGTCCGCACCGACCCCGCCCGCGTCCTGGAGGTCGACGACCCGCACGACCTCGCGCGGGCCCGCGCGCTGGCCCCCCTCTTCGACACGGGCCACGCGAAAGCTCTCCCGACCGCCGCCGACATCGACGCGGTCGTCCTCGACTTCGACGGCACCCAGACCGACGACAGGGTGCTGATCGACTCCGACGGAAGGGAGTTCGTCTCCGTGCACCGCGGAGACGGCCTCGGCATCGCGGCCCTGCGCAAGAGCGGCCTGCGGATGCTGATCCTGTCCACGGAGCAGAACCCGGTCGTCGCCGCGCGCGCCAAGAAGCTCAGGCTTCCGGTCCTGCACGGCATCGACCGGAAAGACCTCGCACTGAAGCAGTGGTGCGAGGAACAGGGCATCGCGCCCGAGCGCGTGCTCTACGTCGGCAACGACGTCAACGACCTCCCGTGCTTCGCCCTCGTGGGCTGGCCCGTGGCGGTCGCCAGCGCCCACGACGTCGTACGCGGCGCAGCCCGCGCGGTCACCGCCGTCCCCGGCGGTGAAGGCGCGATCCGAGAGATCGCCAGCTGGATCCTCGGCCCCTCTCTCGACTCCCTCCACAGTTAA
- a CDS encoding DUF6716 putative glycosyltransferase — MPASNRNPLRVAVLADSDTRWKWGALTANRIVSDSRPESDSHRLSGYLLRGRATPTPRQLEEVGVRADRLREVTAVEFLREMERDAPDVIVLALVGGAVQAVLHGLARVTEDARLTGAAKKRPVVVTGYVGVVYEKLADGLLLRHGADVVLANSRQDAERFRAVYEGVGADASSVTEAALPFLGGAPYAEHDPYTVVFAAQPSVPESAAHRTYLLRRLAEHARLHPDREVLLKLRSKPGEHTTHIEELPYQKLAQRLDGGLPDNCRLVYGHMGEVLDRTDLLVTVSSTAALESLHRRIPTAVLTDLGVREALGNHHFTGSGCLASFDQLDAGHLPVPDERWLARQGVAADGAYERAFDEAKRKVTDLLADAEAGRIPPLKPYYSLTTARGYLPGILARHHLAPDGSPLPGAPAADKDPGPVRQIVRRAARGAYRHGVQRVAPVIRRMGEL, encoded by the coding sequence GTGCCAGCAAGTAACCGAAACCCGCTGCGGGTGGCCGTACTCGCCGATTCCGATACGCGATGGAAATGGGGCGCTCTCACCGCGAACCGCATCGTATCGGACAGTCGGCCCGAGTCCGACAGTCACCGTCTCAGCGGGTACCTGCTCCGCGGCCGGGCCACGCCCACGCCCCGGCAGCTCGAAGAGGTGGGGGTGCGCGCGGACCGTCTGCGCGAGGTCACCGCCGTCGAGTTCCTGCGCGAGATGGAGCGGGACGCGCCCGACGTGATCGTGCTCGCCCTGGTGGGCGGCGCGGTCCAGGCGGTGCTGCACGGACTCGCCCGCGTCACCGAGGACGCCCGCCTCACGGGCGCCGCGAAGAAGCGTCCCGTCGTCGTCACCGGCTATGTCGGCGTCGTCTACGAGAAGCTCGCCGACGGCCTCCTCCTGCGGCACGGCGCGGACGTCGTCCTCGCCAACTCCCGGCAGGACGCGGAACGTTTCCGCGCGGTGTACGAAGGAGTGGGCGCCGACGCCTCGTCGGTCACCGAGGCCGCGCTGCCCTTCCTCGGCGGCGCGCCCTACGCCGAGCACGACCCGTACACGGTCGTCTTCGCCGCCCAGCCGTCCGTCCCGGAGAGCGCCGCGCACCGCACCTACCTGCTGCGGCGCCTCGCCGAGCACGCCCGGCTGCACCCCGACCGCGAGGTCCTGCTCAAGCTGCGCAGCAAGCCCGGCGAGCACACCACGCACATCGAGGAGCTGCCCTACCAGAAGCTCGCGCAGCGCCTCGACGGCGGCCTGCCCGACAACTGCCGCCTGGTCTACGGCCACATGGGCGAGGTCCTGGACCGCACCGACCTCCTGGTCACCGTCAGCTCCACGGCGGCCCTGGAATCCCTGCACCGCCGTATCCCCACCGCGGTCCTCACCGACCTCGGGGTGCGCGAGGCGCTCGGCAACCACCACTTCACCGGCTCCGGGTGCCTCGCCTCCTTCGACCAGCTGGACGCGGGCCACCTGCCCGTGCCCGACGAGCGGTGGCTGGCCCGGCAGGGCGTCGCGGCCGACGGGGCGTACGAACGGGCCTTCGACGAGGCGAAGCGGAAGGTCACCGACCTCCTCGCCGACGCCGAGGCCGGCCGCATCCCGCCCCTGAAGCCGTACTACAGCCTCACCACCGCCCGCGGCTACCTCCCCGGCATCCTCGCCCGCCACCACCTCGCCCCCGACGGCTCCCCGCTGCCGGGCGCCCCCGCGGCCGACAAGGACCCGGGCCCCGTACGCCAGATAGTCCGCCGCGCCGCCCGTGGGGCCTACCGCCACGGGGTGCAGCGCGTGGCCCCGGTCATCCGCCGGATGGGCGAGCTGTGA
- a CDS encoding glycosyltransferase family 2 protein: protein MVKLSVIVPFYNVQQYAPDTLKSLRANARDDFEFILVDDCSRDETPDILERAARELPGAVHLRHEKNGGLATARNTGLDAARGEYLTFLDGDDWLAPGYYEQLLAQIEKLGCDFVRTDHVQCTARARTVHRVPHGRRGVVMSPREVILPADRSTSVDYAYAWAGIYHRRLADAGLLHFTDGLRTAEDRPWIWRLHREAESFAAVGLLGVFYRRGVASSLTQIGDVRQLDFIKAFDQVIRETAADRDADELLPKAVRTYCAIISHHLGSIERFEPSVARKLKSMSAAALKRMPQGVLDEALDSMDLQRATRLRRLRRRPVSAEVAA from the coding sequence GTGGTTAAGCTCTCCGTCATCGTGCCGTTCTACAACGTGCAGCAATACGCGCCCGACACCTTGAAGAGTCTGCGTGCGAACGCGCGCGACGACTTCGAATTCATTCTCGTCGACGACTGTTCGCGCGACGAGACTCCGGACATCCTGGAGCGTGCGGCGCGCGAGCTTCCCGGCGCCGTCCACCTCAGACATGAGAAGAACGGCGGGCTCGCGACCGCCCGCAACACGGGCCTCGACGCGGCGCGTGGCGAGTACCTCACCTTCCTGGACGGTGACGACTGGCTCGCGCCCGGTTATTACGAACAACTCCTCGCGCAGATCGAGAAGTTGGGATGTGACTTCGTACGCACCGACCATGTGCAGTGCACCGCGCGGGCCCGCACGGTCCACCGTGTCCCGCACGGCAGGCGCGGCGTCGTGATGAGCCCGCGCGAGGTGATACTCCCCGCCGACCGGTCGACGTCCGTCGACTACGCGTACGCGTGGGCCGGCATCTACCACCGTCGGCTCGCCGACGCGGGCCTGCTGCACTTCACCGACGGCCTGCGCACCGCGGAGGACCGGCCGTGGATCTGGCGGCTGCACCGCGAGGCGGAATCCTTCGCCGCGGTCGGTCTTCTCGGGGTGTTCTACCGCCGCGGGGTCGCCTCGTCGCTCACCCAGATCGGCGACGTGCGCCAGCTCGATTTCATCAAGGCATTCGACCAGGTGATCCGGGAAACCGCGGCCGACCGGGACGCGGACGAACTGCTGCCGAAAGCCGTGCGCACTTACTGCGCGATCATCTCCCACCACCTGGGATCCATCGAAAGGTTCGAGCCATCCGTGGCGCGCAAATTGAAGTCAATGAGTGCGGCCGCGCTGAAGCGCATGCCGCAGGGCGTGCTCGATGAGGCGCTCGACTCCATGGACCTCCAGCGGGCGACCCGCCTGCGCAGGCTGCGCCGCCGGCCGGTCTCGGCGGAGGTGGCCGCGTGA